Within Staphylococcus sp. NRL 16/872, the genomic segment GAATTATATGAAACCTTAAACTTTGGGTTAAGCCTATTACTTAAAATCTCAGAAATAGCTAAATCAGTTTATTACTATTGGATTAATTATTTTAAAAAACCAGATAAAAACAATGAAATTGTGGAAGCAATTAAAGAAATATATGACGCTTGTGATTACACTTACGGATATCGTCGAGTTACTCAAACATTGAAAAATAGAGGAACAACTGTAAATCATAAAAAAGTAAGAAGAATAATGAAAGAACTAGGATTAACATGTACAAAATTCAATCATAAAAATCGCAAATATAGTTCATATAAAGGGACAATTGGCAAAGTATCAAACAATTTATTAAAACGTCGTTTTAATACAGATCGCCCATTTCAAAAAATTGTAACTGATATCACAGAATTTAAATTATCTGATGGCACTAAATTATATTTATCGCCTTTTATGGATTTATATAATTCTGAAATCTTAAGCTATAGTATTTCTACACGTCCTACACTAGATATTGTCATTAACTCTTTAAATGAGATTTTAATTAAACGACCTAGACTTAACTATCGTATGACGATACACTCTGACCAAGGTTGGCATTACTAGCACAAGTCGTATATTAATATTCTTAAAGAGAATAAAATATTTCAAAGTATGTCTAGGAAGGCAAATTGTCTAGATAATTCTTTAATTGAGAATTTCTTTGGATTATTAAAACAAGAAATGTTTTATGGAAAAACATTTGACAATTTCCAACAACTAGAACAAGCAATACACGAATATATAAATTTTTATAATAATAGTAGGATTAAAACAAAATTAAAAGGCTTGTCTCCTACACAATATAGGAAACAAACCTTTGAAATAGTATACTAAACCAAGGTACAACTTTTGGGGTTCAGTACATTTTAATATGAATTCAACGAAAGCGTTTTTATATAATTCCCATTAATTGGGGTCAGCCCACGATGACGGGTCTCTTCATTTATTGCTCTAGATAGTCTTTTACTTCCTGCCACGTATATTTAAATTGAGTTGGCTCCTCGATTTCTTCTCCAGTAAATTTACTGTTTAAATCTTCATTTTTGATTAAGTCTAAAATGTATTCAGTGTCTTTTAAGCATTCTGAGCTAATCTCATATAAGTAAAAGCTACCGTATTCATTAGTAATGATTCCAACTACTTAACCCTGTTTATTCACATCTACTACATAAGTTTTGTTAGACATTGTTTCTATCTCCTTTTAATAATTGTATAATTTAATGATCGTTCTAAATCTTGCATCTTTGATATTTGTATTGCCTTTTTTTAAATCTGTAACTGTTTGACGAGGCACTTCAGAATTTTTCGAGATACTATAAGGAGTATTATTCGCTAAAAGAACCTCAATAGTGTAGATGATTTTATTTATTTCACTTCTTTCTATCGTTTAGTAATTTCAGTATTACAAAAGTAGTAGCTACATTTAATAAAATGTTAGT encodes:
- a CDS encoding IS3 family transposase gives rise to the protein MKELYETLNFGLSLLLKISEIAKSVYYYWINYFKKPDKNNEIVEAIKEIYDACDYTYGYRRVTQTLKNRGTTVNHKKVRRIMKELGLTCTKFNHKNRKYSSYKGTIGKVSNNLLKRRFNTDRPFQKIVTDITEFKLSDGTKLYLSPFMDLYNSEILSYSISTRPTLDIVINSLNEILIKRPRLNYRMTIHSDQGWHY